A genomic segment from Panulirus ornatus isolate Po-2019 chromosome 7, ASM3632096v1, whole genome shotgun sequence encodes:
- the LOC139749576 gene encoding CKLF-like MARVEL transmembrane domain-containing protein 4, translating into MTGLFCTGTLLVLYVMHVIERLQRVPWLMGEFGYCALWTFFYLTASAGSAAWGAMDGFNAVAAFFGFAAMIAYAVDAFFKFRGWRRGDLAQGERQVEDAGPEMLSPGAY; encoded by the exons ATGACGGGTCTTTTCTGCACGGGCACCTTGCTGGTCCTGTACGTCATGCACGTCATAGAACGTCTCCAGAGGGTCCCATGGCTCATGGGG gagttcGGCTACTGCGCACTCTGGACCTTCTTCTACCTGACGGCGTCGGCGGGCAGCGCCGCCTGGGGCGCCATGGACGGCTTCAACGCCGTCGCCGCCTTCTTCGGGTTCGCGGCCATGATCGCGTACGCCGTGGACGCCTTCTTCAAGTTCAGGGGCTGGCGGCGGGGCGACCTGGCCCAGGGCGAGCGCCAGGTGGAGGACGCCGGGCCGGAGATGCTCTCCCCAGGGGCGTACTAA